The following are from one region of the Pseudomonas putida genome:
- a CDS encoding HlyD family type I secretion periplasmic adaptor subunit produces the protein MLHKLDVGQFKDGLRRYFKGSDSLGGQPLPEVNKALIEDAPRVVRLTIWGVILFFVFLIVWASVAPIDEVTRGEGKAIPSSKVQKIQNLEGGIVAEIFAKEGQIVEVGQPLLRLDETRFASNVGETEADRLAMALRVERLSAEVDDSPLKIDEALRKAAPSQAASEESLYQSRRQQLQDEIGGLQQQLVQRQQELREYSSKRAQYANSLELLRKEINMSEPLVATGAISQVEVLRLRRAEVENRGQLDSTALAIPRAEAAIREVQSKIEETRGKFRSEALTQLNEARTELNKATATSKALDDRVNRTMVTSPVRGIVKQLLVNTIGGVIQPGSDILEVVPLDDTLVIEAKILPKDIAFLHPGQEATVKFTAYDYTIYGGLKAKLEQIGADTITDEDKKTTYYLIKLRTDRSHLGTDEKPLLIIPGMVATVDIMTGKKTIMSYLLKPIMKARSEALRER, from the coding sequence GTGTTGCATAAGCTGGATGTGGGGCAGTTCAAGGATGGCCTGCGACGCTATTTCAAAGGTTCCGACTCACTGGGCGGCCAGCCGCTGCCTGAGGTCAACAAGGCCCTGATCGAGGATGCACCGCGGGTCGTGCGGCTGACCATCTGGGGCGTGATCCTGTTCTTCGTGTTCCTGATCGTCTGGGCCAGCGTCGCGCCCATCGACGAAGTTACGCGCGGTGAAGGCAAGGCCATTCCGTCGTCCAAGGTGCAGAAGATCCAGAACCTGGAGGGCGGCATCGTCGCGGAGATCTTCGCCAAGGAAGGGCAGATCGTCGAAGTGGGCCAGCCGTTGCTGCGCCTGGATGAAACCCGCTTCGCCTCCAATGTGGGCGAAACCGAGGCCGACCGCCTGGCCATGGCCTTGCGCGTCGAGCGCCTGAGTGCCGAGGTCGATGACAGCCCGCTGAAGATCGACGAGGCGCTGCGCAAGGCCGCACCCAGCCAGGCGGCCAGTGAAGAGTCGCTGTACCAGAGCCGGCGCCAGCAACTGCAGGACGAGATTGGTGGCCTGCAACAGCAGCTGGTACAGCGCCAGCAGGAACTGCGTGAATACAGTTCGAAACGTGCCCAGTACGCCAACAGCCTTGAATTGCTGCGCAAGGAGATCAACATGTCCGAGCCACTGGTGGCCACCGGCGCGATCTCCCAGGTTGAAGTGCTGCGCCTGCGCCGCGCCGAAGTGGAGAACCGCGGCCAGCTGGATTCCACCGCGTTGGCGATTCCGCGTGCCGAGGCGGCCATCCGCGAGGTGCAAAGCAAGATTGAAGAAACCCGCGGCAAATTCCGCAGCGAAGCGCTGACCCAGCTGAACGAAGCGCGCACCGAGTTGAACAAGGCCACCGCAACCAGCAAGGCCCTGGACGACCGGGTAAACCGCACCATGGTCACTTCACCGGTGCGCGGTATCGTCAAGCAACTGCTGGTGAATACCATTGGCGGGGTGATTCAGCCTGGCAGCGATATTCTCGAAGTAGTGCCACTGGACGATACGCTGGTCATCGAGGCGAAGATCCTGCCCAAGGACATCGCCTTCCTGCACCCGGGGCAGGAAGCGACCGTCAAGTTCACGGCCTATGACTACACCATCTATGGTGGGCTGAAGGCCAAGCTGGAGCAGATCGGTGCCGACACCATCACCGACGAAGACAAGAAGACCACCTACTACCTGATCAAGCTGCGCACCGATCGCAGCCACCTGGGCACTGACGAGAAGCCGCTGCTGATCATTCCGGGGATGGTGGCGACGGTGGATATCATGACCGGCAAGAAGACCATCATGAGCTACCTGCTCAAGCCAATCATGAAGGCGCGTTCGGAAGCGCTGCGCGAGCGTTGA
- a CDS encoding FecR family protein, with product MTATQPGATAVKQAIQWMLRLRENGHDPAVQQRCRQWRNARHEHEQAWQRVMHLHQDLDLRAIPGAGLALQTLETSQRRLHRRQALKLLGGVAMVGTATWLGKDMDAVTAWASDYATGTGERRSFALPDGSLMQLNTRSAVDLAFNGQQRLVRLRQGELMITCSPEHPLLVQTRDALLEGFEGRFVARQDSDCTRVSVSHGRVAIHRPGNGQLQWIESGQNWRLDAQGAHWLAQVDMDAMAWTEGLIVTRNMRLFDFLSQVSRYRHGYLSCSDDIADLRLSGVFRLEDPEQLLQLLPRTLPVRLRQRTRWWVRVEKLA from the coding sequence ATGACCGCCACACAGCCTGGCGCAACAGCGGTCAAGCAGGCCATCCAGTGGATGCTCAGGCTGCGCGAGAACGGGCATGATCCTGCCGTGCAGCAACGGTGCAGGCAATGGCGCAATGCCCGCCACGAACACGAACAGGCCTGGCAAAGGGTGATGCACCTGCATCAGGACCTCGACCTGCGCGCCATCCCCGGTGCCGGGCTGGCCCTGCAGACGCTAGAGACCAGCCAGCGCCGCCTGCATCGACGGCAGGCACTGAAGTTGCTCGGCGGCGTTGCCATGGTGGGGACGGCGACATGGCTGGGCAAAGACATGGATGCGGTCACCGCCTGGGCATCGGACTACGCCACCGGCACGGGCGAACGGCGCAGCTTCGCGCTTCCCGATGGCTCGCTGATGCAACTCAACACCCGCAGTGCCGTGGACCTGGCCTTCAATGGCCAGCAGCGCCTGGTCCGCCTGCGGCAGGGGGAATTGATGATTACCTGCAGCCCTGAGCATCCCTTGCTTGTACAAACGCGTGACGCGTTACTGGAAGGGTTCGAAGGGCGCTTTGTGGCACGCCAGGACAGCGACTGCACGCGGGTCAGTGTCAGCCATGGTCGGGTCGCGATACACAGGCCTGGCAATGGCCAGCTGCAATGGATCGAAAGCGGCCAGAACTGGCGCCTGGACGCCCAGGGCGCGCACTGGCTCGCGCAGGTGGACATGGACGCGATGGCCTGGACCGAGGGGCTGATCGTCACCCGGAACATGCGCCTGTTCGATTTCCTCTCTCAGGTCAGCCGTTATCGCCATGGCTACCTGAGCTGCAGTGACGATATTGCTGATTTACGGCTGTCGGGTGTGTTCCGCCTCGAAGACCCGGAACAACTGCTACAGCTGCTGCCACGGACGCTGCCGGTGCGGCTTCGCCAACGTACACGCTGGTGGGTTCGCGTGGAAAAGCTGGCTTGA
- a CDS encoding EAL domain-containing protein: MSLFKQLLLAICLFLVVAFSGSFMVSLESSRNQYVNQLRSHAQDAATALALSLTPNIDDPAMVELMVSSIFDSGYYSSIKVVDLSSNAVLVERHAEPDPGGVPRWFVHLIGLEAAGGDAIVSRGWQQAARVEVISHPMFAIAKLWQSALGSLGWLMLCGAASAILGALLLRRQLRPLDYMVEQSHAIARREFLSLPELPRTPELRRVVQAMNQMVEKLKALFTEQAERSERLRAESYQDSLTGLSNRRYFEMQLNTRVSNLEEARAGYLLLLRVQGLAGLNARLGGQRTDQLLQAVGEQLRRTCASYPETNDLISRSRGGEFAVLAPGMVHEEAVQLAQALEATLHSLHETGASDIDPVACIGLAPYSPGDAPQALLKLADEALARAENQPTPGWVCLEQGVAAVAADSQHAWHDRLDQAFVGGHFELFFQPVVDCGTAQRVLHHKVISRLQDGQGEALQAGRFLPWLERFGWMSRLDLLVLEKVLAHLRGHDQVLALNLSAATLADPKALQRIFELLGQNTALGPRLIFEIGEEQLPEQSALEQLTRRLHALGFGLALQRFGGRFSMIGNLAHLGLAYLKIDGSYIRNIDHEQHKRLFIEAVQRAAHSIDVPLIAERVETEGERSVLREMGVSGIQGQLVGEPAPWR; encoded by the coding sequence ATGTCACTGTTCAAACAATTGCTGTTGGCCATTTGCCTGTTCCTGGTGGTCGCCTTCAGTGGCAGCTTCATGGTCAGCCTGGAAAGCTCGCGCAACCAGTACGTCAACCAGCTGCGCTCGCACGCCCAGGATGCGGCGACCGCGCTGGCGCTGTCTTTGACGCCGAATATCGACGACCCGGCGATGGTCGAACTGATGGTCAGTTCGATTTTCGACAGTGGCTACTACTCAAGCATCAAGGTCGTCGATCTGAGCTCCAATGCCGTGCTGGTGGAGCGCCATGCCGAGCCGGACCCCGGCGGAGTACCGCGCTGGTTCGTGCACCTGATTGGCCTGGAAGCCGCCGGTGGCGATGCCATCGTCAGCCGCGGCTGGCAGCAGGCCGCACGCGTTGAAGTGATCAGCCACCCGATGTTCGCCATCGCCAAACTTTGGCAAAGCGCCCTGGGCAGCTTGGGTTGGTTGATGCTGTGTGGCGCGGCCAGTGCCATACTCGGCGCCTTGCTTCTGCGTCGCCAGCTGCGGCCGCTGGACTACATGGTCGAGCAATCGCATGCCATTGCCCGCCGCGAATTCCTCAGCTTGCCCGAGTTACCGCGTACGCCGGAGTTGCGCCGGGTGGTGCAGGCGATGAACCAGATGGTCGAGAAGCTCAAGGCACTGTTCACCGAGCAGGCCGAGCGCAGTGAGCGGCTGCGTGCCGAGTCCTACCAGGACAGCCTGACCGGGCTGTCCAACCGCCGCTATTTCGAGATGCAACTGAATACCCGGGTGAGCAACCTGGAAGAAGCGCGCGCCGGCTACCTGCTGTTGCTGCGGGTCCAGGGGCTGGCGGGGTTGAACGCCCGCCTTGGCGGCCAGCGCACCGACCAGTTGCTACAGGCCGTGGGCGAGCAGTTGCGGCGCACCTGTGCCAGCTACCCGGAAACCAACGACCTGATTTCCCGCAGCCGTGGCGGGGAGTTTGCCGTGTTGGCGCCGGGCATGGTGCATGAAGAGGCGGTGCAACTCGCCCAGGCCCTGGAGGCGACCCTGCATAGCCTGCACGAAACCGGCGCCAGTGATATCGACCCGGTTGCCTGCATCGGTCTTGCCCCCTACAGCCCTGGGGATGCACCGCAGGCGCTGCTCAAGCTCGCCGACGAAGCCCTGGCCCGCGCCGAGAACCAGCCGACGCCTGGTTGGGTATGCCTCGAGCAGGGTGTGGCCGCAGTCGCCGCAGACAGCCAGCATGCCTGGCACGATCGGCTCGACCAGGCGTTCGTCGGCGGGCATTTCGAGTTGTTCTTCCAGCCTGTGGTGGATTGCGGCACTGCGCAGCGGGTACTGCATCACAAGGTGATTTCGCGTTTGCAGGATGGCCAAGGCGAGGCGCTGCAGGCGGGCCGCTTCCTGCCCTGGCTGGAGCGTTTCGGCTGGATGTCGCGGCTGGACCTGCTGGTGCTGGAGAAGGTACTTGCACATCTGCGCGGGCATGACCAGGTGCTGGCGCTTAACCTGTCAGCTGCTACCTTGGCCGATCCCAAGGCTCTGCAGCGTATCTTCGAACTGCTGGGCCAGAATACGGCGCTGGGGCCGCGCCTGATTTTCGAAATTGGTGAAGAACAACTGCCCGAGCAGTCTGCCCTGGAGCAACTGACGCGGCGCTTGCACGCGCTTGGCTTCGGCCTGGCGCTGCAACGCTTTGGTGGGCGCTTCAGCATGATCGGCAACCTGGCGCATCTGGGCCTGGCGTACCTGAAGATAGATGGCAGCTACATCCGCAACATTGACCATGAGCAGCACAAGCGGCTGTTCATCGAAGCGGTCCAACGGGCGGCGCACAGCATCGACGTGCCGCTGATTGCCGAGCGGGTCGAGACTGAAGGGGAACGCTCGGTATTGCGGGAGATGGGCGTGAGCGGGATTCAGGGGCAGTTGGTGGGTGAGCCGGCGCCCTGGCGCTAA
- a CDS encoding GntR family transcriptional regulator: MPEKIKLSNVLASEQLLPHQARGVIEERLRSAILDGRLPPGTAVRQQELATLFGVSRMPVREALRQLEAQSLLKVEMHKGAVVAPLIGEDAVDTYALRVLLESEALRQSIPLLDASDIASARGYIQQLENETRHAEIGRLNRLFHMSLYNKAPNKKLLRLIEDELNEEERFLRFHLSSMGLGKLTQDDHNALVNAASDKQVDEAVAVLERHLNSGSRVIRKYLDTQLRR, from the coding sequence GTGCCCGAGAAAATCAAATTGAGCAATGTGCTGGCCAGCGAACAGCTGTTACCGCACCAGGCTCGTGGCGTGATCGAAGAACGCCTGCGCAGTGCCATTCTTGATGGCCGCTTGCCCCCAGGTACTGCCGTGCGACAACAAGAACTCGCCACCTTGTTCGGCGTCAGCCGCATGCCCGTGCGCGAGGCCCTGCGCCAGCTCGAAGCGCAATCGCTGCTGAAGGTGGAAATGCACAAGGGTGCGGTGGTTGCTCCACTGATCGGCGAGGACGCGGTGGACACCTATGCCCTGCGCGTGCTGCTCGAGTCCGAGGCGCTGCGCCAGTCCATTCCGCTGCTCGATGCCAGCGACATTGCCAGCGCCCGCGGGTATATCCAGCAACTGGAGAACGAAACCCGCCACGCCGAAATCGGCCGCCTCAATCGCCTGTTCCACATGTCGTTGTACAACAAGGCACCGAACAAGAAACTGCTACGCCTGATCGAGGACGAACTGAACGAGGAAGAGCGTTTCCTGCGGTTTCATCTTTCGTCGATGGGCCTGGGCAAGCTCACCCAGGACGATCACAACGCACTGGTGAATGCGGCTAGCGACAAACAGGTGGACGAAGCAGTAGCGGTGCTGGAACGGCACTTGAATAGCGGATCGCGGGTAATCCGCAAGTATCTGGACACGCAACTGAGGCGCTAG
- a CDS encoding transglutaminase-like cysteine peptidase: MPLCFAVPSRTIAAFDWPEQGFAVAISWMLKAVVQRACLAALLGSLLLGGLHADWDFSQISRKSQALYGQLGAGQGRIDAWQNLMATQKQGTELERLQVVNRFFNQQLRYVEDIDLWHEVDYWATPVQALIKGAGDCEDYAIAKYFSLRRMGIPSEKLRITYVKALRQNRAHMVLTYYSSPQAQPLVLDSLMDAIKPASQRTDLLPVYAFNGEGLWLTGAAGNKKVGDTKRLSRWQDLLKKMQAEGFPAEPVY; encoded by the coding sequence GTGCCATTGTGTTTTGCGGTGCCAAGCCGCACCATCGCTGCTTTCGACTGGCCGGAACAGGGCTTCGCAGTGGCGATATCCTGGATGCTCAAAGCCGTAGTGCAACGTGCCTGCCTTGCTGCGCTGCTGGGCAGCCTGCTGCTGGGCGGCTTGCATGCGGATTGGGACTTTTCCCAGATCAGCCGCAAATCGCAGGCCCTGTATGGCCAGCTAGGCGCCGGGCAGGGCCGTATCGATGCCTGGCAGAACCTGATGGCCACGCAGAAGCAGGGTACGGAGCTTGAACGGTTGCAGGTGGTCAACCGATTCTTCAACCAGCAATTGCGCTATGTCGAGGATATCGACCTGTGGCATGAGGTCGATTATTGGGCTACGCCGGTGCAGGCGCTGATCAAAGGCGCGGGGGACTGTGAGGACTATGCCATCGCCAAATATTTCAGCCTGCGGCGCATGGGTATCCCCAGCGAAAAGCTGCGCATCACCTACGTCAAGGCGCTGCGGCAGAACCGTGCGCACATGGTCCTGACCTATTATTCAAGCCCACAGGCCCAGCCATTGGTGCTCGACAGCCTTATGGATGCCATCAAGCCAGCCAGCCAGCGTACCGACCTGCTGCCGGTGTACGCCTTCAATGGTGAGGGTTTGTGGCTGACCGGTGCCGCTGGCAACAAGAAGGTCGGCGATACCAAGCGGCTGTCACGCTGGCAGGATTTGCTGAAAAAAATGCAGGCCGAAGGGTTTCCGGCCGAGCCGGTTTACTGA
- a CDS encoding type I secretion system permease/ATPase, whose amino-acid sequence MESEVSRVQLSHDPRSQHDDPLLDSLLSLCVLHQKPASRVMLTTGLPLPAQRLSPELLPRAAARAGLQGRLLQRKLEQIPSIAMPAMLLLKEGRSAVLLGWENEDTARLLLSESDGGEVHVSREALQSDYSGRVFFAQPQHKFDVNHGNLIPRAKSWFRDTLLRSKWLYIDAIAASLVINLIALAAPLFVMNVYDRVVPNQATSTLWVLAIGIAGAYIFDLILKGLRGLCLDLAGKKTDLIISATLFERIVGMSMKYRPARVGSFAQNIHEFQGLRDFLASLTLTSLIDLPFTILILIVIAIIGGHLVWIPIIAFPLALGIGYALQRPLMATMERTMALASERQSSLIETLAGLDAVKVNNAESERQYMWEQTLGTLSRLELRVKVLSSLAMNITLLIQQLAGVAMICVGVYLIIDGNLSMGGLVACYMLSGRALGPLGQLNGLLARYQQAKVTMVSTDHMMELPQERNFEERPLSRRVLQGSVEFRGVDFTYPNQQNQALKNINLTIRPGEKVGIIGRSGSGKSSLAKLIVGLYEADGGSLLVDGVDIRQIDVSELRHNIGYVPQDIQLLAGTLRDNLVSGARYIEDELILQAAELAGVHEFARLHPDGYELQVGERGQNLSGGQRQNVALGRALLLNPQILLLDEPTSAMDNTGEERLKQRLQAVVEGKTVLLVTHRASLLSLVDRLIVIDRGQIVADGPKAAVMDALKKGQISVA is encoded by the coding sequence GTGGAATCCGAAGTCAGTCGAGTCCAACTCAGCCACGATCCACGCAGTCAGCATGACGATCCCTTGCTGGATAGTCTGCTGAGCCTGTGTGTCCTGCACCAGAAACCTGCCAGCCGGGTCATGCTGACCACCGGCCTGCCGCTGCCCGCCCAGCGTCTGAGCCCCGAGCTGCTGCCCCGCGCAGCCGCCCGGGCCGGCCTGCAGGGGCGCCTGCTACAGCGCAAGCTGGAGCAGATCCCGAGCATCGCCATGCCGGCCATGTTGCTGCTCAAGGAAGGCCGCAGTGCCGTCCTGCTGGGCTGGGAAAATGAAGACACCGCACGCCTGCTGCTCAGCGAGAGCGATGGCGGTGAAGTGCATGTCAGCCGCGAAGCCTTGCAGAGCGATTACAGTGGCCGAGTGTTCTTCGCCCAGCCACAGCACAAGTTCGACGTCAACCACGGCAACCTCATCCCGCGGGCGAAATCGTGGTTCCGCGATACCTTGCTGCGCAGCAAGTGGTTATATATCGACGCAATCGCCGCCAGCCTGGTGATCAACCTGATCGCCCTGGCCGCGCCGCTGTTCGTGATGAACGTATATGACCGGGTGGTGCCCAACCAGGCCACTTCGACCCTCTGGGTGCTGGCCATCGGCATCGCCGGCGCCTACATCTTCGACCTGATCCTCAAGGGCCTGCGTGGCTTGTGCCTGGACCTGGCCGGCAAGAAAACCGACCTGATCATTTCGGCAACGCTGTTCGAACGCATCGTCGGCATGTCGATGAAGTACCGCCCGGCCAGGGTCGGCAGTTTTGCCCAGAACATTCACGAGTTCCAGGGCCTGCGTGACTTCCTCGCCTCGCTGACCCTGACCAGCCTGATCGACCTGCCGTTCACCATCCTGATCCTGATTGTCATCGCCATCATTGGCGGGCATCTGGTGTGGATCCCGATCATCGCCTTCCCGCTGGCACTGGGTATCGGTTACGCCCTGCAACGGCCATTGATGGCGACCATGGAACGGACCATGGCCCTGGCCTCGGAGCGCCAGTCCAGCCTGATCGAGACCCTCGCCGGCCTGGATGCGGTAAAGGTCAATAACGCCGAAAGCGAACGCCAGTACATGTGGGAGCAGACCCTCGGCACGCTAAGCCGCCTGGAACTGCGGGTGAAGGTGCTGTCGAGCCTTGCGATGAACATCACCCTGCTGATCCAGCAACTGGCAGGCGTGGCAATGATCTGCGTTGGCGTGTACCTGATCATCGACGGCAACCTGAGCATGGGCGGCCTGGTGGCCTGCTACATGCTCAGCGGCCGCGCCCTCGGCCCGCTGGGCCAGCTCAACGGCCTGCTCGCCCGCTACCAGCAGGCCAAGGTGACCATGGTCTCCACCGACCACATGATGGAGCTGCCGCAAGAGCGCAACTTCGAAGAACGCCCGCTGAGCCGCAGGGTGTTGCAGGGCAGCGTCGAGTTCCGCGGGGTCGATTTCACCTACCCGAACCAGCAGAACCAGGCTCTCAAGAACATCAACCTGACCATTCGCCCCGGCGAGAAGGTGGGCATTATCGGCCGCAGTGGCTCGGGCAAGAGCTCGCTGGCCAAGCTCATCGTCGGCCTGTACGAGGCCGATGGCGGCTCGCTGCTGGTCGATGGCGTGGACATTCGCCAGATCGATGTCAGCGAACTGCGCCACAACATCGGCTACGTGCCCCAGGATATCCAGCTGCTGGCCGGCACCCTGCGCGATAACCTGGTCAGCGGAGCCCGCTACATCGAGGATGAGTTGATTCTGCAGGCTGCCGAGCTGGCAGGCGTGCATGAGTTCGCCCGGTTGCACCCGGACGGCTACGAGCTGCAAGTGGGTGAACGCGGGCAGAACCTGTCAGGTGGCCAGCGGCAGAACGTCGCCCTGGGCCGTGCGCTGTTGCTAAACCCGCAGATCCTGCTGCTGGACGAACCGACCAGCGCCATGGACAACACCGGTGAAGAACGCCTCAAGCAGCGGCTGCAGGCGGTGGTGGAAGGCAAGACGGTGCTGCTGGTCACGCACCGAGCATCGTTGCTGTCGCTGGTGGACCGGCTGATCGTGATCGATCGCGGGCAGATTGTCGCCGACGGCCCGAAAGCCGCGGTCATGGATGCGCTGAAGAAGGGGCAGATCAGTGTTGCATAA
- a CDS encoding sigma-70 family RNA polymerase sigma factor — protein sequence MPSNDSVQTLYSDHHGWLHAWLRSKLGNAADAADLAQDTFVRLLQRREHLQLNTPRAFLRTVARGLVIDHWRREELQRAYLEALANVPEAQAPSAETRELLLELLERIARMLDGLKPKVRRAFLLAQCEGLKHQAIADQLGISVRTVERYIADALYHCYLLRYADEC from the coding sequence ATGCCAAGCAACGATTCCGTGCAAACGCTCTACAGTGACCACCACGGCTGGTTGCATGCCTGGCTACGCAGCAAGCTGGGCAACGCAGCCGATGCCGCAGACCTGGCCCAGGATACCTTCGTGCGCCTGCTGCAGCGTCGCGAACACCTGCAATTGAACACGCCACGGGCCTTCCTGCGTACGGTCGCCCGTGGGCTGGTGATTGACCACTGGCGGCGCGAGGAACTGCAAAGGGCCTACCTCGAGGCACTGGCGAATGTGCCGGAAGCACAGGCCCCCTCGGCCGAAACCCGTGAGCTGCTGCTGGAATTGCTGGAACGCATCGCGCGCATGCTCGACGGCCTCAAGCCCAAGGTTCGCCGCGCATTCCTGCTGGCCCAGTGCGAGGGGCTGAAGCACCAGGCCATCGCCGACCAGTTGGGTATCTCGGTGCGTACCGTGGAGCGCTACATTGCCGATGCGCTCTACCATTGCTACCTGCTGCGCTACGCAGACGAGTGCTGA